CGGCGCCCGTCGAGGCACAGCACCCGCACGGCCGCGGGGCCCGGCGCCGTACCGGGCTCGGCCACGAACTCGACCTGGCTCCAGAAGGGGTCCGCCAGCGTGCCCAGCCAGCGCTGCCAGCCGCGCAGCAGGGCGGCCGAGTCCGGCCACGGCCAGTGCAGTTCGGCGAAGGCGCAGTCACCGGCCGGACGGGTGCGCAGCCGGAATTCGGTGACCACCCCGAAGTTCCCGCCGCCGCCCCCGCGCAGCGCCCAGAACAGGTCGGGATCCGTCCGCGCGTCCACGTCGCGCACGGCCCCGTCGGGGGTGACGATCCGGATGCCGGTGAGCTGGTCGCTGGTCGTTCCGAAGGCCCGGCTGGAGACCCCGAGACCGCCGCCGAGGGCGAGGCCCGCGATCCCGACGGAGGGGCACAGCCCGGTGGGCACGGCCACGCCCCGCTCCGCGAGGAGCGCGTTCACGTCCCCGAGCCGGGCCCCCGCACCCACCCGGACCTCGCCGGTCCCGGTCTCGATCCCGGCCATCGCGCCGACGTCGACGACCAGGCCCGGGCCGGTCGAGTACCCGGCGTAGCTGTGCCCGCCGCCGCGCGGTACGACGGCCACCGCCGCGCGGCGGGCGAAGGCCAGGCAGGTGGCGACGTCCCCCGGATGCGCGGGGTAGGCGACCGCGCCGGGCGCGATCGCGTCGTAGCGCGGCTGGAAGAGCCGGCGGGCCTCGGCGTAGTCCCGCTGCCCGGGCAGCACCACCGGCCCGTCCAGGTCCCGCGCGAGCGCCGCGAAGTCGGCGGCGCGCCGCCCGTCCCGGATTCCCGGTGGCCCGCTCGCCCCGACGGAGGCGAGAACGGCTGCGGCAGCACCCGCCAGGACGTGACGGCGATCGAGGCTCATGTCCCACTAGTGCCATCGCGGC
This is a stretch of genomic DNA from Streptomyces sp. NBC_00536. It encodes these proteins:
- a CDS encoding FAD-binding oxidoreductase, whose protein sequence is MSLDRRHVLAGAAAAVLASVGASGPPGIRDGRRAADFAALARDLDGPVVLPGQRDYAEARRLFQPRYDAIAPGAVAYPAHPGDVATCLAFARRAAVAVVPRGGGHSYAGYSTGPGLVVDVGAMAGIETGTGEVRVGAGARLGDVNALLAERGVAVPTGLCPSVGIAGLALGGGLGVSSRAFGTTSDQLTGIRIVTPDGAVRDVDARTDPDLFWALRGGGGGNFGVVTEFRLRTRPAGDCAFAELHWPWPDSAALLRGWQRWLGTLADPFWSQVEFVAEPGTAPGPAAVRVLCLDGRRELEAQLSRLADEVGIRPRDSHVEVAGYGDTMRTLSGCREETRAQCHLPGRLPGHDPQGRLGRDDHAARSDFWPAAGLPEDAVTAALDGVRRYASAVPPGGLGVVQFDGVCGGAVGRVDPAATAFVHRGAGFLAQYLAYWPAGATPAEAGRHQAWLDGLWQRLRPWASGRAYQNYTDPKLGNWREAYYGGNLARLTEVKRAYDPGRLFDFPQAV